One genomic segment of Suncus etruscus isolate mSunEtr1 chromosome 15, mSunEtr1.pri.cur, whole genome shotgun sequence includes these proteins:
- the GNAZ gene encoding guanine nucleotide-binding protein G(z) subunit alpha, whose product MGCRQSSEEKEAARRSRRIDRHLRSESQRQRREIKLLLLGTSNSGKSTIVKQMKIIHSGGFNLEACKEYRPLIIYNAIDSLTRIIRALAALKIDFHNPDRAYDAVQLFALTGPAESKGEITPELLGVMRRLWADPGAQACFGRSSEYHLEDNAAYYLNDLERIAASDYIPTVEDILRSRDMTTGIVENKFTFKELTFKMVDVGGQRSERKKWIHCFEGVTAIIFCVELSGYDLKLYEDNQTSRMAESLRLFDSICNNNWFINTSLILFLNKKDLLAEKIRRIPLTVCFPEYKGQNTYEEAAVYIQRQFEDLNRNKETKEIYSHFTCATDTSNIQFVFDAVTDVIIQNNLKYIGLC is encoded by the exons ATGGGATGTCGGCAAAGTTCAGAAGAGAAAGAGGCAGCGAGGCGGTCCCGGAGAATTGACCGCCACCTGCGCTCCGAGAGCCAGCGGCAGCGCCGGGAAATCAAGCTGCTCCTGCTGGGTACCAGCAACTCTGGCAAGAGCACCATCGTGAAGCAGATGAAAATCATCCATAGTGGCGGTTTCAACCTGGAGGCCTGCAAGGAATACCGGCCCCTCATCATCTACAACGCCATTGATTCGCTGACCCGGATCATCCGTGCCCTTGCTGCCCTCAAGATTGACTTCCATAACCCTGATCGTGCCTATGATGCTGTGCAGCTCTTTGCACTGACGGGTCCTGCAGAGAGCAAGGGCGAGATCACGCCTGAGCTGCTGGGCGTCATGCGGCGACTGTGGGCTGACCCAGGGGCACAGGCCTGTTTTGGTCGCTCCAGCGAGTACCATCTGGAGGACAACGCTGCTTACTACCTGAACGACTTAGAGCGCATTGCTGCATCTGACTACATTCCCACAGTGGAGGACATCCTGCGCTCCAGGGACATGACTACGGGCATCGTGGAGAACAAGTTCACATTCAAGGAGCTCACCTTCAAGATGGTGGATGTAGGTGGGCAGAGATCCGAGCGCAAAAAGTGGATCCACTGCTTTGAGGGCGTTACAGCCATCATTTTCTGTGTGGAGCTCAGTGGCTATGACCTGAAGCTTTACGAGGACAACCAAACT AGCCGAATGGCAGAGAGCCTGCGCCTTTTTGACTCCATCTGCAACAACAACTGGTTCATCAACACCTCACTCATCCTCTTCCTGAATAAGAAGGACCTGCTGGCAGAGAAGATCCGGCGCATCCCGCTCACTGTCTGTTTTCCTGAGTACAAGGGCCAGAACACCTATGAGGAGGCCGCCGTCTACATCCAGCGGCAGTTTGAGGACCTGAACCGCAACAAGGAGACCAAGGAGATATATTCTCACTTCACCTGTGCCACTGACACCAGTAACATCCAGTTCGTCTTTGATGCGGTGACAGATGTCATCATACAGAACAATCTCAAATACATTGGCCTTTGCTGA